The Yersinia intermedia genome window below encodes:
- the upp gene encoding uracil phosphoribosyltransferase produces the protein MKIVEVKHPLVKHKLGLMRENDISTKRFRELASEVGSLLTYVATADLETEKVTIEGWNGPVEIEQIKGKKITVVPILRAGLGMMEGVLENIPSARISVVGVYRDEETLKPVPYFQKLVADINERMALVVDPMLATGGSMIATIDLLKKAGCQSIKVLVLVAAPEGIKALEEAHPDVELYTAAIDQCLNEHGYIIPGLGDAGDKIFGTK, from the coding sequence ATGAAGATCGTTGAGGTGAAACACCCGCTAGTAAAACATAAACTTGGTTTGATGCGTGAGAATGATATCAGCACGAAGCGTTTTCGCGAGTTAGCGTCTGAAGTAGGGAGTTTGCTGACTTACGTGGCAACCGCCGATCTGGAAACTGAGAAAGTTACCATCGAGGGTTGGAACGGGCCGGTAGAGATTGAGCAGATTAAAGGTAAGAAAATTACGGTGGTGCCGATTCTACGTGCCGGTTTAGGTATGATGGAAGGGGTGTTGGAGAACATACCGAGTGCCCGCATCAGCGTGGTGGGTGTCTATCGTGATGAAGAAACATTAAAACCGGTACCGTATTTCCAGAAACTGGTTGCCGATATCAACGAACGTATGGCGTTGGTTGTTGACCCTATGCTGGCAACCGGTGGTTCGATGATTGCGACTATCGATTTGCTGAAGAAGGCGGGCTGCCAGAGCATTAAAGTGTTGGTATTGGTTGCCGCACCGGAGGGTATCAAAGCGCTGGAAGAAGCGCATCCAGACGTAGAGCTGTATACCGCCGCCATCGATCAGTGCCTGAACGAACACGGTTACATCATCCCAGGTTTGGGTGATGCCGGGGATAAGATTTTCGGAACAAAATAA
- the uraA gene encoding uracil permease translates to MSRRTIGVSERPPLLQTIPLSFQHLFAMFGATVLVPILFKINPATVLLFNGIGTLLYLFICKGKIPAYLGSSFAFISPVLLLLPLGYEVALGGFIMCGVLFCLVALIVKKAGTGWLNVLFPPAAMGAIVAVIGLELAGVAAGMAGLLPAQGVTVDSTTIIISMVTLGVTILGSVLFRGFFAIIPILIGVLVGYALSFVMGVVDLTPISQAHWFALPTFYTPRFEWFAILTILPAALVVIAEHIGHLVVTANIVKKDLIRDPGLHRSMFANGISTVISGFFGSTPNTTYGENIGVMAITRVYSTWVIGGAAILAIMLSCIGKLAAAIQAVPVPVMGGVSLLLYGVIAASGIRVLIESKVDYNKAQNLILTSVILIIGVSGAKVNIGATELKGMALATVVGIGLSLLFKVISLIRPEEEIIDAQEDESAR, encoded by the coding sequence ATGAGCCGTCGCACCATCGGTGTCAGCGAGCGTCCACCGCTGCTCCAGACGATCCCCCTGAGTTTTCAACATTTGTTCGCCATGTTTGGTGCCACCGTTTTAGTTCCTATTCTGTTTAAAATTAACCCGGCGACGGTGCTGCTGTTCAACGGTATCGGAACCTTGCTCTATCTGTTCATTTGTAAGGGAAAGATCCCAGCTTACCTCGGTTCAAGTTTTGCGTTTATCTCACCGGTACTGCTGTTATTACCTTTGGGATACGAAGTTGCCTTGGGTGGTTTCATCATGTGCGGCGTGCTGTTTTGTCTGGTGGCGCTGATTGTGAAAAAAGCCGGGACGGGTTGGCTGAATGTGCTGTTCCCGCCCGCGGCGATGGGGGCGATTGTTGCCGTTATCGGCCTTGAGTTAGCTGGCGTTGCTGCGGGTATGGCCGGATTATTGCCTGCCCAAGGTGTGACAGTAGATTCAACCACTATCATCATTTCAATGGTGACGTTAGGGGTAACCATTCTGGGATCGGTGCTGTTCCGTGGCTTCTTCGCCATTATCCCTATCTTGATTGGTGTGTTGGTTGGCTATGCTTTGTCATTCGTGATGGGGGTGGTTGATTTAACCCCAATTAGTCAGGCCCATTGGTTTGCCTTACCGACGTTTTATACCCCACGTTTTGAATGGTTCGCTATTTTGACCATCTTGCCTGCGGCGCTGGTGGTTATTGCTGAACATATCGGTCACTTGGTGGTCACTGCTAATATCGTGAAAAAAGATTTGATTCGTGACCCTGGTTTGCATCGCTCGATGTTTGCCAACGGTATTTCGACGGTGATTTCCGGCTTCTTTGGCTCAACCCCCAATACCACGTATGGTGAGAATATCGGTGTTATGGCGATCACCCGTGTTTACAGTACTTGGGTGATCGGTGGTGCTGCGATTCTGGCGATCATGCTGTCTTGTATCGGTAAATTGGCCGCTGCGATTCAAGCGGTGCCGGTGCCGGTAATGGGCGGTGTCTCACTGCTGTTGTACGGTGTTATTGCCGCATCAGGTATCCGCGTGTTGATTGAGTCAAAAGTTGACTATAACAAAGCACAAAACCTGATCTTAACCTCTGTTATCCTGATCATCGGGGTGAGTGGCGCGAAAGTGAACATTGGCGCAACCGAACTGAAAGGCATGGCTTTGGCAACGGTTGTGGGGATTGGCTTGAGTCTGCTGTTTAAAGTGATCAGTCTGATTCGCCCTGAAGAAGAGATTATTGACGCTCAGGAAGACGAGTCCGCGCGTTAA
- the hda gene encoding DnaA inactivator Hda → MLLNTPAQLSLPLYLPDDETFASFYPGENPSLLAAIQSTVHQSHGSYIYFWSREGGGRSHLLHAACAELSQKGEAVGYVPLDKRAYFVPEVLDGMEQLALVCIDNIECIAGDEQWEMAIFNLYNRIVETGRTRLLITGDRPPRQLNLGLPDLASRLDWGQIYKLQPLSDDEKLQALQLRAKLRGFELPEDVGRFLLKRLDREMRTLFMTLDQLDRASITAQRKLTIPFVKETLSL, encoded by the coding sequence GTGCTTCTGAATACGCCGGCACAGCTTTCACTGCCACTCTATCTTCCCGATGATGAAACTTTCGCCAGTTTTTATCCGGGGGAGAACCCGTCCCTGTTAGCGGCGATCCAGTCCACGGTTCATCAGTCCCACGGCAGTTATATCTATTTTTGGTCGCGCGAAGGCGGTGGCCGGAGCCATCTATTACATGCCGCTTGTGCAGAGTTATCGCAAAAAGGTGAGGCGGTAGGCTACGTCCCGCTTGATAAACGCGCTTATTTTGTGCCCGAAGTGCTGGATGGTATGGAGCAATTGGCGCTGGTGTGTATTGATAACATTGAGTGTATTGCGGGTGATGAGCAGTGGGAAATGGCGATATTTAATCTCTATAACCGCATTGTTGAAACTGGCCGTACCCGTTTATTGATTACCGGTGATCGCCCACCACGGCAGTTAAATCTCGGTTTGCCTGATTTGGCCTCGCGCCTGGATTGGGGGCAGATCTATAAATTGCAGCCGTTGTCAGATGATGAGAAATTGCAGGCATTACAGTTACGTGCCAAATTACGTGGTTTTGAATTACCTGAGGACGTTGGCCGTTTCTTGCTAAAACGGTTGGATCGGGAAATGCGCACACTATTTATGACCCTGGATCAACTTGATCGGGCCTCTATCACCGCCCAGCGTAAGCTCACCATTCCTTTTGTAAAAGAAACCCTTAGCCTTTAA
- the arsC gene encoding arsenate reductase (glutaredoxin) (This arsenate reductase requires both glutathione and glutaredoxin to convert arsenate to arsenite, after which the efflux transporter formed by ArsA and ArsB can extrude the arsenite from the cell, providing resistance.) has translation MKDVTFYHNPRCSKSRETLALVEQQGIQPQVILYLDHPPSVAGLKVLLQQLGFHDARQLMRTKEDLYKTLNLADEALTQDQLLQAMSDNPKLIERPIVVYNGQARIGRPPEQVLEILP, from the coding sequence ATGAAAGATGTCACGTTTTATCATAACCCACGCTGCTCCAAAAGTCGGGAAACACTCGCACTGGTTGAACAGCAGGGTATTCAACCACAGGTCATATTATATTTAGACCACCCACCGTCAGTAGCGGGGTTAAAAGTGTTACTGCAACAACTCGGCTTTCATGACGCCCGGCAGCTTATGCGTACCAAAGAAGATCTCTACAAAACACTGAATTTGGCAGATGAGGCACTAACGCAGGATCAGTTGCTGCAAGCAATGAGCGATAACCCAAAACTGATCGAGCGCCCGATTGTAGTTTATAACGGCCAGGCACGCATCGGCCGCCCGCCAGAGCAGGTACTTGAGATTTTACCGTAA
- a CDS encoding tetratricopeptide repeat protein: MIATLLSSLLLTGTIPASAETQDLLPDIGTSAGATLSIDQENAMGDFYVRQMRASTPLIYDPLLTQYINTLGNRLVANAYSVRTPFHFYLVNNDQINAFAFFGGNVVLHSALFRYTENESELASVLAHEISHVTQRHLARAMEEQQRMAPLTWVGVLGSILLTMASPQAGMAGLSGTLAGAQQGVISFTQGNEQEADRIGIQVLQRSGFDPQAMPNFLQKLADQSRYASKPPEMLLTHPLPDSRLSDARNRANQMKPHPITSSQDYLFAKVRILGMYGSTENSLTPDLLEKLSKGTVREQLAAKYGQAILWYQAKKYDEARNQLQPLLAQQPGNIWFLDLMTDIDLGQNKTAAAIARLQAATAKQNDEPVLQLNLANAYVQGGQPAAAVKILNRYTFANPNDPNGWDLLAQAAAALGLRDQELAARAESLALSGKLPQAIGLLSDASARVKLGSLEQARYDARIDQLRQLDKRFQKYQKS; encoded by the coding sequence ATGATCGCCACACTACTCAGTAGCTTGCTGCTCACTGGCACTATACCAGCCAGCGCTGAGACGCAAGATCTGCTGCCCGATATTGGCACCTCTGCGGGTGCCACACTGAGTATCGATCAGGAAAATGCAATGGGGGATTTTTATGTCCGCCAAATGCGCGCCAGCACACCGCTGATTTATGATCCGCTATTGACCCAATATATCAATACGCTGGGTAATCGGCTGGTCGCCAATGCCTACTCGGTACGAACCCCGTTTCATTTCTATTTAGTGAATAACGATCAGATTAACGCCTTTGCTTTCTTCGGTGGCAATGTGGTGCTCCACTCTGCCCTGTTCCGCTATACCGAGAACGAAAGTGAATTGGCATCCGTATTAGCGCATGAAATATCCCATGTGACTCAACGCCATCTGGCGCGTGCGATGGAAGAGCAGCAACGAATGGCACCGCTGACGTGGGTCGGGGTATTAGGTTCTATTCTGTTAACCATGGCCAGCCCACAAGCGGGGATGGCAGGTTTGAGCGGCACGTTAGCAGGCGCTCAACAGGGCGTCATCAGCTTTACTCAAGGCAACGAACAGGAAGCTGACCGTATAGGTATTCAGGTATTGCAACGCTCCGGGTTTGATCCGCAGGCCATGCCTAATTTCCTGCAAAAACTGGCCGATCAGTCACGATATGCGTCAAAGCCACCGGAAATGCTGCTAACTCACCCCTTACCGGACAGCCGTTTATCTGATGCGCGTAACCGCGCTAATCAGATGAAACCGCACCCTATCACGTCATCACAAGATTACTTATTCGCCAAAGTTCGTATTCTGGGCATGTATGGTTCAACTGAAAACAGCCTCACGCCAGACCTGCTGGAAAAATTGAGTAAAGGCACGGTGCGCGAGCAACTGGCGGCTAAATACGGTCAAGCCATTTTGTGGTACCAGGCCAAAAAGTACGATGAAGCTCGCAATCAGTTACAGCCCCTGTTAGCGCAGCAGCCAGGCAATATTTGGTTCCTTGATTTGATGACTGATATCGATCTGGGGCAAAACAAAACAGCCGCTGCCATTGCCCGCCTGCAAGCGGCAACCGCTAAACAAAATGATGAGCCGGTGTTGCAATTGAATCTGGCCAACGCGTATGTTCAGGGCGGCCAACCGGCGGCAGCGGTCAAAATACTCAACCGTTACACCTTCGCTAATCCAAACGATCCTAATGGTTGGGATTTGTTAGCCCAGGCGGCCGCTGCACTGGGTTTACGCGATCAGGAGCTGGCTGCTCGGGCAGAGAGTCTGGCCTTGAGTGGTAAATTGCCGCAGGCCATTGGCCTGCTCAGCGATGCCAGCGCCCGGGTGAAATTGGGGAGCCTGGAACAAGCGCGTTATGATGCACGCATTGACCAGTTGCGCCAGCTAGATAAGCGCTTCCAGAAATACCAGAAGTCTTAA
- a CDS encoding AI-2E family transporter — translation MLELLLQWYRRRFTDPQVIALLVILLVGFCILYFFSGILAPLLAAIVLAYLLEWPTARLQRIGCSRPWAASIVLVIFGGITLLAVFVVAPTVWQQGNNLISDMPKMLNKFNAFAQTLPSRYPALVDAGIVDMMAENLRSKLSGMGESVVKISLASLIGLLTLAIYLILVPLMLFFLLKDKEQMLNAVRRILPRNRGLAGQVWLEMNQQITNYIRGKVLEMVIVGIATYLVFFVMGMNYALLLAVLVGFSVLIPYIGAVIVTIPVVLVALFQWGVGADFWTLFIAYLVVQGLDGNLLVPVLFSEAVNLHPLVIILSVIIFGGMWGFWGVFFAIPLATLVKAVIHAWPEEFIPDAD, via the coding sequence ATGCTAGAGCTGTTGTTACAGTGGTATCGTCGGCGTTTTACCGACCCGCAGGTTATCGCTTTATTGGTTATTCTGTTGGTTGGATTCTGCATTCTCTACTTCTTTAGTGGCATTTTGGCTCCTCTGCTGGCGGCGATCGTGTTGGCGTATTTGTTAGAATGGCCAACCGCCCGATTACAGCGTATTGGTTGTTCGCGTCCTTGGGCTGCCAGTATCGTGCTGGTGATTTTCGGTGGTATCACACTCCTGGCTGTATTTGTTGTGGCGCCTACGGTGTGGCAACAGGGCAATAATCTGATATCAGATATGCCGAAAATGCTCAATAAATTCAATGCATTTGCTCAGACGTTGCCTTCACGTTACCCTGCGCTGGTGGATGCCGGGATTGTCGATATGATGGCGGAAAATCTGCGAAGTAAGCTGTCAGGGATGGGGGAGTCAGTGGTTAAAATCTCTCTTGCTTCATTGATAGGTTTACTGACATTAGCAATTTATCTGATTCTGGTGCCACTGATGCTGTTTTTCCTGCTCAAAGATAAAGAGCAGATGCTGAATGCGGTGCGGCGTATTTTACCACGTAATCGTGGTCTGGCTGGGCAAGTCTGGCTGGAAATGAACCAGCAGATAACCAACTATATTCGTGGCAAAGTATTGGAGATGGTGATTGTTGGCATCGCCACGTATTTAGTGTTCTTTGTTATGGGTATGAATTACGCGCTGTTATTGGCGGTGTTAGTCGGCTTCTCGGTACTGATTCCTTATATTGGTGCCGTGATTGTCACTATTCCAGTGGTGCTGGTGGCATTATTCCAGTGGGGGGTTGGGGCGGATTTCTGGACACTTTTTATCGCCTATCTGGTAGTACAAGGGCTGGATGGCAACTTGCTGGTGCCGGTACTGTTCTCAGAGGCCGTAAACCTGCATCCATTGGTGATTATTCTGTCAGTGATCATTTTTGGCGGCATGTGGGGCTTTTGGGGGGTATTCTTTGCTATCCCGTTAGCTACGCTGGTGAAAGCGGTTATTCACGCCTGGCCGGAGGAGTTTATCCCCGACGCAGATTAA
- the bcp gene encoding thioredoxin-dependent thiol peroxidase has translation MSPLKAGDIAPKFSLPDQDGEHISLADFQGQRVLVYFYPKAMTPGCTVQACGLRDNMDELKKAGVEVLGISTDKPEKLSRFAEKELLNFTLLSDEDHQVAEQFGVWGEKSFMGKTYDGIHRISFLIDADGKVEHVFDNFKTTNHHEIVMDYLRQSA, from the coding sequence ATGAGCCCATTGAAAGCCGGTGATATAGCGCCGAAGTTTAGTTTGCCAGACCAGGATGGCGAGCACATTAGTTTGGCCGACTTCCAGGGACAACGTGTCTTGGTCTACTTCTATCCTAAAGCCATGACACCTGGCTGTACTGTTCAGGCCTGTGGTCTGCGCGACAACATGGATGAATTGAAGAAAGCAGGTGTCGAAGTGCTCGGTATTAGCACCGATAAACCTGAAAAGCTGTCACGTTTTGCCGAAAAAGAGCTACTGAATTTCACATTGTTGTCTGATGAAGATCATCAGGTCGCAGAGCAATTTGGTGTCTGGGGCGAAAAAAGCTTTATGGGTAAAACCTATGACGGTATCCACCGTATCAGTTTCTTAATTGATGCGGACGGTAAGGTGGAGCATGTATTTGATAATTTCAAAACCACCAACCACCACGAAATTGTAATGGATTACTTGCGCCAAAGTGCCTGA
- a CDS encoding glycine cleavage system transcriptional repressor translates to MPQLDEHYLVITALGADRPGIVNTITRHVSSCGCNIEDSRLAMFGEEFTFIMLLSGSWNAITLLESTLPQRGAELDLLIVMKRTNAQGQKAMPATVWVKVEVNDSPHIIERFTNLFHCHNMNIAELVSKTQPAEGGNPPRLHIQISAHSPASQNSSIIEHAFYQLCTELNAQGSISVVNYPQHDSRMES, encoded by the coding sequence TTGCCGCAGCTTGATGAACATTATCTGGTCATTACCGCACTGGGTGCTGACCGCCCAGGAATCGTGAATACCATCACCCGCCATGTCAGTAGCTGCGGTTGTAATATTGAAGATAGCCGGCTGGCAATGTTCGGTGAGGAGTTCACATTTATTATGCTGCTTTCAGGCAGTTGGAATGCGATTACCCTACTGGAGTCGACCTTGCCACAACGAGGGGCAGAGCTTGATTTGCTGATTGTGATGAAGCGCACCAACGCTCAGGGCCAAAAAGCGATGCCTGCCACAGTATGGGTAAAAGTTGAAGTCAATGACTCCCCCCATATTATCGAACGGTTTACCAACTTGTTCCATTGCCACAATATGAATATTGCAGAGTTGGTTTCCAAGACTCAACCGGCTGAAGGCGGCAATCCCCCTCGGTTACATATCCAGATTAGTGCGCACAGTCCCGCCAGCCAAAACAGTTCGATAATTGAACACGCTTTTTATCAGCTATGTACAGAACTCAACGCACAAGGCAGTATTAGCGTTGTGAACTATCCACAGCATGACTCACGAATGGAGAGTTAA
- the dapA gene encoding 4-hydroxy-tetrahydrodipicolinate synthase yields MFTGSIVALVTPMDDQGVVDRASLKKLIDYHVASGTAAIVSVGTTGESATLNHDEHVDVVMQTLELADGRIPVIAGTGANATSEAISLTQRFNNTGVVGCLTVTPYYNRPMQEGLYQHFKAIAESTDLPQILYNVPSRTGCDMLPPTIARLAKIKNIVAVKEATGNLSRVSQIQVLVDDEDFILLSGDDASGLDFMQLGGKGVISVTANIAAREMAELCALAAQGNFAEARRLNQRLMPLHQHLFVEANPIPVKWAAKKLGLMANDTLRLPMTPLTDPAKRVVEDALKSAGLL; encoded by the coding sequence ATGTTTACAGGAAGCATAGTTGCACTGGTAACGCCGATGGACGACCAAGGTGTGGTCGATCGTGCAAGCCTGAAGAAACTTATTGATTACCATGTGGCCAGTGGTACGGCGGCGATCGTCTCCGTGGGCACAACGGGTGAGTCTGCAACACTGAACCATGACGAACATGTTGATGTGGTCATGCAGACGCTCGAATTGGCCGATGGCCGCATCCCAGTTATTGCCGGAACCGGCGCTAATGCCACCTCCGAAGCAATTTCTCTCACACAACGGTTTAATAATACCGGCGTAGTGGGGTGTTTGACTGTCACGCCATATTATAATCGGCCAATGCAGGAAGGGTTGTATCAACACTTCAAAGCGATTGCTGAAAGTACCGATTTACCCCAAATTCTCTATAATGTGCCTTCGCGTACCGGTTGCGATATGTTACCGCCGACCATTGCTCGCTTAGCTAAGATTAAAAATATTGTTGCTGTTAAAGAAGCAACAGGGAACTTAAGTCGGGTTAGTCAGATCCAAGTGCTGGTTGATGATGAAGATTTCATCCTGCTCAGTGGTGACGATGCGAGCGGACTGGACTTTATGCAACTGGGCGGCAAAGGTGTTATTTCGGTGACGGCAAACATTGCTGCGCGCGAAATGGCCGAACTTTGTGCCTTGGCGGCACAGGGTAACTTTGCAGAGGCACGCCGTTTGAATCAGCGCTTGATGCCGTTGCATCAGCATTTATTTGTAGAAGCAAACCCAATTCCGGTGAAATGGGCCGCGAAGAAGCTGGGATTAATGGCGAATGACACTCTGCGTCTGCCAATGACCCCACTGACTGACCCGGCTAAACGGGTTGTGGAAGACGCGCTGAAAAGCGCAGGTTTGCTGTAA
- the bamC gene encoding outer membrane protein assembly factor BamC has translation MAITLQKSTVVTVVGVSLAMLLAGCSTDQRYKRQVGGDESYLEAPGLKPLNSPAGMILPVQNGEFDIRSVNSQGAVGKQLDIRPPVQPLALLSGSRAENANDTSKLLLENSPQNRNLWAQVTRVLQDKNWTIASRQDASQTLTTDWVKWNRADEDVQFEGRYQISVQEQGYQLVLVVKSLALQQGGQPVTSYTEIQRYNGAMLNAIIEGLDKVRSDSESSQASRKVGTLDVQSGSDDTGLPQLIVRAPYAVLWERLPAALEKIGMKVNDRSRPQGSINVTNKSMSSSGWDALGAKDPELPEGDYKLQVGDLDNRSSLQFIGPKGHTLTQSQNDALVAVFQAAFSQTGATSTK, from the coding sequence ATGGCAATAACATTGCAAAAGTCGACGGTGGTAACGGTTGTGGGTGTTTCGCTGGCAATGCTGCTGGCAGGTTGCTCCACTGACCAACGCTACAAACGCCAGGTTGGCGGTGACGAGTCTTATCTTGAAGCTCCTGGGCTAAAGCCGCTTAACTCACCGGCAGGAATGATTCTGCCAGTGCAGAATGGTGAGTTTGATATCCGTTCCGTCAACTCTCAAGGCGCAGTGGGTAAACAGTTGGACATCCGTCCTCCGGTACAACCACTGGCATTGCTTAGCGGTTCTCGCGCTGAAAATGCTAACGATACCAGCAAGCTATTGTTAGAAAATAGCCCGCAAAATCGTAACCTTTGGGCACAAGTTACTCGCGTTCTTCAGGATAAAAACTGGACGATAGCCAGCCGTCAGGATGCCAGCCAAACGTTGACAACTGACTGGGTCAAATGGAACCGTGCAGATGAAGACGTGCAGTTTGAAGGCCGTTATCAGATAAGTGTGCAGGAACAAGGTTATCAGTTGGTGTTAGTGGTGAAATCCCTTGCGTTACAGCAAGGTGGGCAACCGGTCACCAGCTATACCGAAATCCAGCGCTACAACGGCGCAATGCTGAATGCCATTATCGAAGGTCTGGATAAAGTGCGTTCTGATAGCGAAAGCAGTCAGGCTTCCCGTAAAGTCGGCACGCTGGATGTGCAAAGCGGCAGCGATGATACTGGTTTACCGCAACTGATTGTACGTGCCCCTTATGCTGTGTTGTGGGAACGTTTGCCAGCCGCCCTTGAGAAGATCGGCATGAAGGTTAATGATCGTAGTCGTCCGCAAGGTTCGATTAACGTTACCAATAAATCCATGAGTAGCAGTGGTTGGGATGCGTTGGGGGCCAAAGACCCTGAATTGCCAGAAGGCGATTATAAGTTACAGGTCGGTGATCTCGATAACCGCAGTAGCTTACAGTTCATCGGTCCGAAAGGGCACACTCTGACTCAGTCTCAGAACGATGCTCTGGTCGCGGTGTTCCAGGCAGCATTTAGCCAAACTGGTGCTACAAGTACCAAATAA
- the purC gene encoding phosphoribosylaminoimidazolesuccinocarboxamide synthase produces the protein MQKLAELYRGKAKTVYTTENPDLLVLEFRNDTSALDGQRIEQFDRKGMVNNKFNHFIMTKLEDAGIPTQMERLLSDTEVLVKKLEMIPVECVIRNRAAGSLVKRLGIEEGLQLNPPLFDLFLKNDAMHDPMVNETYCKTFGWATEAQLARMKELSYLANDVLSKLFDDAGLILVDFKLEFGLFNGEVVLGDEFSPDGSRLWDKKTLNKMDKDRYRQSLGGLIEAYEEVAHRIGVKLD, from the coding sequence ATGCAAAAGCTAGCTGAGTTGTATCGTGGGAAGGCGAAGACCGTCTATACCACCGAAAATCCTGACCTATTGGTATTGGAGTTCCGCAACGATACGTCAGCACTGGATGGTCAGCGCATTGAACAATTCGATCGTAAAGGGATGGTAAATAACAAATTTAACCATTTCATTATGACTAAATTGGAAGACGCCGGTATTCCAACGCAAATGGAACGCTTGTTGTCAGATACCGAAGTGTTGGTCAAAAAACTGGAAATGATCCCAGTTGAGTGTGTTATCCGTAACCGTGCAGCGGGCTCGTTGGTAAAACGCTTAGGAATAGAAGAAGGTTTGCAACTGAACCCACCACTGTTCGACCTGTTTTTGAAAAACGATGCCATGCATGACCCGATGGTCAATGAGACTTATTGCAAAACCTTCGGTTGGGCAACTGAAGCACAATTGGCGCGCATGAAAGAACTGAGCTATTTGGCTAATGACGTGCTGAGTAAGCTGTTTGATGATGCCGGTTTAATCCTGGTGGACTTCAAGTTGGAATTCGGCCTGTTCAATGGCGAAGTGGTGTTGGGTGATGAGTTCTCTCCCGATGGTAGCCGTTTGTGGGATAAGAAAACCTTGAACAAGATGGATAAAGACCGTTACCGCCAGAGCCTGGGTGGTTTGATTGAAGCCTACGAAGAAGTTGCACACCGTATCGGCGTAAAATTAGACTAA
- a CDS encoding neutral zinc metallopeptidase, with product MRWQGRRESDNVEDRRGDASGGGGGFRPPIGGKGGIVILIVVLVAGYYGLDLTPLLNGGDPMSQTQTQPRSPSSVSTKDDQYAKFTSVVLADTEDAWKPIFQKMGRTYQEPKLVMYRGATRTGCGTGQSVMGPFYCPADSTVYIDLSFYEDMKNKLGAGGDFAQAYVIAHEVGHHVQHLMGIDTKVRQQQQGASQAEANRLSVKMELQADCFAGVWGKAMEDQQVLEVGDLQAALNAAQAIGDDRLQQQRQGRVVPDSFTHGTSQQRYTWFKRGFDSGDPNSCNTFSTR from the coding sequence ATGCGTTGGCAAGGTCGTCGTGAAAGTGACAATGTAGAAGACAGACGCGGGGACGCATCCGGTGGTGGTGGCGGGTTCCGCCCTCCGATTGGCGGTAAGGGCGGTATTGTTATCCTGATTGTAGTGTTGGTGGCGGGTTACTACGGGCTTGACTTGACCCCGCTGTTAAATGGCGGTGATCCGATGTCACAAACTCAAACACAGCCACGTTCCCCAAGCTCAGTCAGCACCAAAGATGATCAATATGCCAAATTCACATCAGTCGTTTTGGCGGATACAGAAGACGCTTGGAAACCTATTTTCCAAAAAATGGGGCGCACCTATCAGGAGCCTAAACTGGTGATGTATCGTGGTGCAACTCGTACGGGGTGCGGCACCGGTCAGTCCGTTATGGGGCCGTTTTATTGCCCGGCGGACAGCACGGTTTATATCGATTTATCTTTCTATGAAGATATGAAGAATAAACTGGGAGCCGGAGGGGACTTTGCTCAGGCCTATGTGATTGCTCACGAAGTTGGCCACCATGTGCAGCATTTGATGGGTATTGATACTAAAGTGCGTCAGCAGCAACAGGGTGCATCTCAGGCTGAAGCTAATCGCCTCTCGGTCAAAATGGAATTACAGGCAGACTGTTTTGCTGGCGTGTGGGGCAAAGCCATGGAAGACCAGCAGGTGTTGGAAGTGGGGGACTTACAAGCGGCACTAAATGCAGCACAGGCGATTGGGGATGATCGCTTACAGCAGCAAAGGCAAGGGCGTGTCGTCCCCGATAGCTTCACTCATGGCACATCACAACAGCGTTATACTTGGTTTAAACGTGGCTTCGATAGCGGTGATCCCAATAGCTGCAACACGTTCTCAACCCGTTAA